A region of Micromonas commoda chromosome 4, complete sequence DNA encodes the following proteins:
- a CDS encoding predicted protein, producing the protein MSCCTAATRTAFGLLRRGSKLSLSHTGSSGSSRLPAVARRGRTSRVPAAFRNAPAFTSRGGLVSLHRRHAEVLARSSRNNPVSRAVSSVASPPSQDASVSDAEAKASGAEISRGGDGPVRPEFCDISEEEDVQKRRIVVMEPGATVVCTAEEEKIFGTLLDVVKRYELPVTLRVAGGWVRDKLLGKHSSDIDIALDTMMGEEFAAKVNEYLQEKGEETHGVGVIQSNPDQSKHLETATMRVHGQWLDLVNLRSEEYTEASRIPEMKFGSATDDAYRRDLTINSLFYNINLRCVEDFTGMGLKDLQDGVVRTPLPPRTTFLDDPLRILRSVRFASRFGFSLDDAIVHAATDAEVQEKLLSKVSRERVGKEVQGMLRGPSPGDALSLLCRFNLFDTVFATSFPETLTSRLPPTVAWGCLHSMRCLDAVLSSLANSRGDASFFTKELTCEEREWLVLAAFLAPLEGGEFQALGHPAGKKTKFIPVVHTVVKEALKWRVKDAEAVSLVLELAADMRWSLIGRDGAELPKFTRLRAGKLLRRGKEYWRLALIMGAVLEMPGVVMLGEGDELEPWAVELAKGPPSAEPLAESKGSPLHAFSATSLGEGERTKDGVLSDEADAAKVRVSAKKLSARVRDVEDAVAAMNLDGVWNMRPILDGGKVMKLTGAKGPVMKVLTERLIDWQLENPEGGEAEATAFLASVSEKIVGEYVQPPRGT; encoded by the exons GCTCCTGCGGAGAGGAAGCAAGCTCAGCTTATCGCATACGGGCTCGTCCGGGTCTTCGAGGCTcccggcggtcgcgcgtcgcgggcgcacCTCGAGGGTTCCGGCGGCGTTCAGGAACGCCCCGGCGTTTACATCGCGCGGAGGGCTCGTCTCGCTCCACAGGAGACACGCGG aggtcctcgcgcgctccagccgAAACAACCCGGTCTCGCGCGCCGTctcgtccgtcgcctccccgccgtcgcagGACGCGTCGGtcagcgacgccgaggccaaggcgtcCGGGGCTGAgatctcgcgcggcggcgacggaccggTGAGGCCCGAGTTTTGCGACATtagcgaggaggaggacgtgcAGAAGCGGAGGATCGTCGTCATGGAAcccggcgccaccgtcgtgtgcaccgcggaggaggagaagatcTTCGGAACCCTGTTGGACGTCGTCAAGAGGTACGAGCTGCCGGTGACGCTCAGGGTTGCCGGCGGATGGGTGCGAGATAAGCTCCTGGGTAAGCACTCGTCGGACATCGACATCGCGTTGGACACCATGATGGGCGAGGAGTTCGCCGCCAAGGTGAACGAGTACCTTCaggagaagggcgaggagacgcacggcgtcggggtgATCCAGAGCAACCCGGACCAGTCGAAGCAcctggagacggcgacgatgcgcgtCCACGGGCAGTGGCTGGACCTCGTCAACCTGCGAAGCGAGGAGTACACGGAGGCGTCCAGGATCCCGGAGATGAAGTTCGGAAGCGCCACGGACGACGCGTACAGGCGCGATCTCACCATAAACTCGCTCTTCTACAACATCAACCTCCGGTGCGTCGAGGACTTCACCGGGATGGGACTGAAAGATTTACAGGATGGCGTGGTGCGaacgccgctgccgccgcggacgacgttcCTGGACGACCCGCTGCGCATCCTGCGCAGCGTGCGATTCGCCAGCAGATTCGGATTttccctcgacgacgccatcgtgcacgcggcgacggacgcggaggttcAGGAGAAGCTCCTCTCCAAGGTTTCCAGGGAGAGGGTCGGGAAGGAGGTGCAGGGGATGCTCCGCGGGCCCtcgccgggcgacgcgctctcgCTGCTGTGCAGGTTTAACCTCTTCGACACGGTGTTCGCCACGTCGTTCCCCGAGACGCTCACGAGCAGGCTGCCCCCCACGGTGGCGTGGGGGTGCCTCCACAGCATGCGatgcctcgacgccgtgttGTCCTCCCTGGCCAACTCGAGGGGCGACGCCAGCTTCTTCACCAAGGAGCTCACgtgcgaggagcgcgagtggctggtgctcgccgcgttcctcgcgccgctcgagggCGGGGAGTTTCAGGCCCTCGGGCACCCCGCGGGCAAGAAGACAAAGTTCATCCCCGTGGTTCACACCGTCGTGAAGGAGGCTCTGAAGTGGCGGGTCAAAGACGCGGAGGCTGTCTCGCTCGTgctggagctcgccgcggacatgcGGTGGTCGCTCATAGGcagggacggcgccgagctccccAAGTTCACCAGGCTCCGCGCCGGTAAGCTGCTGAGGCGCGGTAAGGAGTACTggcgcctcgcgctcatcatgggcgccgtcctcgagatgcccggcgtcgtcatgctcggcgagggcgacgagctcgagccgtGGGCGGTGGAGCTGGCGAAGGGTCCCCCGTCCGCGGAGCCCCTCGCGGAGAGCAAAGGGTCCCCGCTGCACGCGTTCAGCGCGACGTCcctgggcgagggcgagagGACCAAGGATGGCGTCCTCAGcgacgaggctgacgcggcgaaggtgcgAGTCTCGGCTAAAAAACTCTCCGCTCGGGTCCgagacgtcgaggacgccgtcgcggcgatgaacctCGACGGGGTTTGGAACATGCGACCCATCCTCGACGGGGGTAAGGTGATGAAGCTGACGGGGGCGAAGGGCCCGGTGATGAAGGTGCTCACCGAGCGGCTCATCGACTGGCAGCTCGAGAACCCGGAGgggggcgaggcggaggcgactgCGTTTCTCGCGAGCGTCTCTGAAAAGATCGTCGGCGAGTACGTGCAGCCGCCCCGAGGCACGTGA